In Geminocystis sp. NIES-3709, a single genomic region encodes these proteins:
- the ndhL gene encoding NAD(P)H-quinone oxidoreductase subunit L has protein sequence MENLLNIENIDLETIITGILYLSLSGLYLLVIPAGVYFYLNQRWYVASSLERAFMYFMVFFSFPGMLLLSPFLNFRPRRRQIS, from the coding sequence ATGGAAAATTTATTAAACATAGAAAATATCGACTTAGAAACCATTATCACGGGTATTTTATACTTAAGTCTTAGTGGTTTATATTTATTAGTAATCCCCGCAGGAGTGTATTTTTATCTTAATCAACGTTGGTATGTAGCTAGTTCCTTAGAGCGCGCTTTTATGTATTTTATGGTTTTCTTCTCTTTCCCCGGAATGTTGTTATTAAGTCCTTTCCTCAATTTTCGCCCTCGTCGTCGTCAAATTAGTTAA